Proteins encoded by one window of Haematobia irritans isolate KBUSLIRL chromosome 2, ASM5000362v1, whole genome shotgun sequence:
- the LOC142226945 gene encoding glyoxylate reductase/hydroxypyruvate reductase produces MSSAARRLYKVLVTHPEVPVPALDYLRQKGCQTIICENVPPERSDILKKLPGVDAIFWASYQPLNGEILDAAGTQLKAVSTMTSGIDYVDLEEFKRRQMPLGHTPGVVKNAVADLAIGLMIAAGRFFHAGRKDIESSHWETERYDWLMGQEIRDSTIGFLGFGGIGQAIAKRLQCWDVRKFIYHTRNRRENDGDFRAHHVTFDELLSESDFLIVACPLTSETKGKFNAEAFSKMKRNCVFVNVGRGGIVDQDALMKALKSGQIFSAGLDVMSPEPLPPDHPLLKIPNCVIIPHLGTQTWKTTTEMAMVAAQNIINALEGKPMISPAY; encoded by the exons ATGTCATCAGCTGCTCGACGTTTATACAAAGTTTTGGTTACACATCCAGAAGTTCCTGTGCCAGCATTGGACTACCTCCGCCAAAAAGGTTGTCAGACAATTATATGTGAAAATGTTCCACCTGAACGTTcagatattttaaaaaaattacccgGTGTTGATGCCATATTTTGGGCTAGCTATCAACCATTGAATGGCGAGATATTGGACGCTGCCGGCACACAATTGAAGGCTGTCAGTACTATGACATCTGGTATTGATTATGTGGATTTGGAAGAATTTAAACGTCGTCAAATGCCATTGGGTCATACACCGGGTGTTGTAAAAAATGCTGTAGCTGATTTGGCCATTGGATTGATGATAGCTGCTGGTCGTTTCTTTCATGCTGGCCGCAAAGATATCGAGAG CTCTCATTGGGAAACTGAACGTTACGATTGGTTAATGGGACAAGAAATACGTGACTCTACTATAGGATTTTTGGGTTTCGGAGGTATTGGTCAGGCAattgctaaacgtcttcaatgtTGGGATGTTAGAAAATTTATCTATCATACCAGAAATCGTAGAGAGAATGATGGAGATTTTAGAGCACACCATGTGACATTCGATGAATTGCTAAGCGAAAGTGATTTTCTGATTGTAGCTTGTCCCCTAACTTCAGAAAccaaaggaaaatttaatgcagaagcattttccaaaatgaaaagaaattgtGTGTTCGTTAATGTGGGAAGAGGAG GCATTGTGGATCAAGATGCTTTAATGAAAGCATTAAAATCGGGCCAAATATTTTCAGCAGGATTAGATGTAATGTCACCAGAGCCTTTGCCACCCGATCATCCTTTGTTGAAGATACCAAATTGTG TTATTATTCCCCATTTGGGAACCCAAACCTGGAAAACTACAACAGAAATGGCTATGGTAGCTGCCCAGAATATCATAAATGCCCTGGAGGGAAAACCTATGATATCTCCTGCTTACTAG
- the LOC142226946 gene encoding glyoxylate reductase/hydroxypyruvate reductase-like isoform X1 codes for MLKTQFLLSILIFASLISLNDAARGRSRSTTTEATMESKESSESSEEVTFKILVTHPEVPKEALDLMSRGCQLVMCDSLPPNRTEILQKAKGVHGMFWAVGLPLDKEVMDAAGSQLKSISAMSAGIDHIDVAELKKRKIPLGHTPTVLNYAVADIAMGLMLSAARRFHEGRNKIDSSSWENYHIEWMWGQEIRDATVGFFGFGGIGQAIAQRLKGFDIEKILYTTRKRVDKSVEKEFNAAKVPFDDLLSQSDILFIAAPLTPETQGVFNSTSFAKMKKNAVLINIARGPIINQDDLYTALKTNQIFSAGIDVMSPEPLPADDKLLTLPNLVITPHIGSATQRTRTDMAVICAHNVLRGLVGEPMLSPAY; via the exons atgttaaaaacacaatttcttCTATCAATTCTAATTTTTGCTTCGTTGATTTCTTTAAACGATGCTGCTCGGGGCAGAAGTAGAAGCACAACAACTGAAGCCACCATGGAAAGTAAAGAATCTTCGGAATCCAGTGAGGAGGTTacctttaaaattttagtaaccCATCCTGAAGTACCCAAGGAGGCCTTGGACTTAATGAGCCGTGGTTGCCAATTGGTTATGTGTGATAGCTTGCCACCAAATCGTACGGAGATTTTACAAAAAGCCAAAGGTGTCCATGGCATGTTTTGGGCCGTAGGTCTGCCATTGGATAAGGAGGTAATGGATGCTGCCGGGTCTCAATTGAAATCCATTTCAGCTATGTCGGCTGGCATAGATCACATAGATGTAGCCGAATTGAAGAAACGTAAAATACCCTTGGGTCATACACCCACTGTCTTGAATTACGCTGTTGCTGATATAGCCATGGGTTTGATGTTGTCAGCAGCCCGGCGATTCCATGAAGGACGTAATAAAATCGATAG TTCCTCTTGGGAAAACTATCACATTGAATGGATGTGGGGTCAAGAGATCCGTGATGCAACTGTGGGTTTCTTTGGCTTTGGTGGTATTGGTCAAGCCATTGCCCAACGTCTGAAGGGCTTTgatattgagaaaattctctacacCACCCGTAAACGAGTAGACAAATCTGTTGAAAAGGAATTCAATGCCGCCAAGGTCCCCTTCGATGACTTATTGTCTCAAAGTGATATCCTCTTCATTGCTGCCCCCTTGACACCAGAGACGCAGGGTGTCTTTAATTCAACCTCTTTTGCTAAAATGAAAAAGAATGCAGTTTTGATCAACATTGCTCGTGGAC CCATTATTAACCAGGATGATTTGTATACGGCTTTGAAGACCAATCAAATCTTTTCGGCTGGTATTGATGTCATGTCTCCAGAACCTTTGCCTGCCGATGATAAATTGTTGACCTTACCCAATCTTg TCATTACTCCACACATTGGCTCAGCCACTCAGCGCACCCGTACTGACATGGCCGTAATTTGTGCTCACAATGTCTTGAGGGGTTTGGTTGGAGAACCAATGTTGTCACCGGCATATTAA
- the Oseg5 gene encoding intraflagellar transport protein Oseg5 has product MKLKTHICKKTPTHVNGDYALKIPTTNSNSSNGHQNKGNGKHLDNLPLSCVDWSSNDEIYFVSDDHQIYKWSSSTRDSVEVAKLPEDFIPTDLHWLLLGGRSSGGGKGSDTLLICSNDGRFIILNKSYRVERSISAHTAAISSGRWSPDGAGLLTAGEDGVIKIWSRSGMLRSTVIQSDEPIRCARWAPNSTSIVFCQGGHISVKPLAANSKLIRWRAHDGLVLSISWSSQSNIIASGGEDYRFKIWDAQGANLFTSSTEEFAITSVAFNPEKDVLLVSTFNMLKLCSTAGWSYSTVRFNEPVVGSFHVLSWSSDGTQVACGTSTGQLIVGYIVQKQLISRNLKATTTGRKSLRLEDIVNGSSDVLDFTDRIINFALGYGHLIVATSNQIHIYNEKYINTPIIIDGRTDVRVIQVGKKFFLVLDSTSIWVYTYTGRLHLNPRYPGSQAQIPLLNWRSISLGLDTLVVRDNSDTMVLHIFDLIPGATRQYEPFMVKAKTQIAEIAACRSGTVDDQFVVMIDNNRELYITETRNLNSNNERSSVMGVSGTTSGEIYKIGTQVTAVKWASESNILVGVHDTCYSIWYCPGEGAPDPTLIALTTVTIDATEFGKNIAIESFEDSIVTFRCTGALLPISVNMYCEILHRTLAEGQWQQSLKICRLAHNAYLWATLAAVATRKNQLQISEEAYAAALQIDKVSYLQHIKTLDPSSPEYMAENSLMLGRLIEAETILLHNRKYREAVELCLRMHNWRKALEIAQKHEKDLMDVVLEQRKKYLQALNREEWDTLFISLAVKDNDD; this is encoded by the exons atgaaattaaaaactcACATTTGTAAAAAGACACCAACGCATGTAAATGGGGATTATGCATTGAAAATACCAACAACAAATTCAAATTCTTCGAATGGACATCAGAATAAAGGCAATGGAAAACATTTGGACAATTTGCCATTGAGTTGTGTAGATTGGAGTAGCAATGATGAGATATATTTTGTTag TGATGATCATCAAATTTACAAATGGAGTTCTTCCACACGAGATTCTGTGGAAGTGGCCAAATTACCAGAGGATTTTATACCAACCGATTTGCATTGGTTGTTGTTAGGTGGCCGTAGTAGTGGTGGTGGAAAAGGCAGTGACACTCTTTTGATATGCAGCAATGACGGGCGTTTCATTATTCTAAATAAAAGTTATCGTGTTGAGCGAAGTATATCGGCCCATACAGCGGCCATATCTTCAGGGAGATGGAGTCCAGATGGAGCAGGATTATTAACGG cTGGTGAGGATggtgttataaaaatttggtccCGCTCCGGTATGCTACGCTCCACGGTAATTCAAAGTGATGAGCCCATACGTTGTGCCCGATGGGCCCccaattctacttctatagtaTTTTGTCAAGGTGGCCACATTTCGGTGAAACCATTGGCGGCCAATAGTAAATTGATCAGG TGGCGTGCCCATGATGGTCTGGTTCTATCTATTAGTTGGTCTTCGCAATCCAACATTATTGCCTCGGGTGGAGAAGATTATCGCTTTAAAATTTGGGATGCTCAAGGAGCGAATTTATTTACGAGTTCAACAGAAGAATTTGCCATAACATCGGTTGCTTTTAATCCAGAGAAAGATGTTTTGTTGGTGAGCACTTTCAATATGCTGAAACTATGTTCAACAGCAGGG tGGTCCTACAGCACAGTACGTTTTAATGAACCCGTTGTAGGTTCATTTCATGTTCTCTCATGGTCCTCTGATGGTACTCAAGTGGCTTGTGGTACATCAACAGGACAACTAATCGTTGGTTATATTGTCCAGAAGCAACTGATATCGAGAAATCTGAAAGCTACAACAACTGGCCGTAAATCACTTCGTTTGGAAGATATAGTGAATGGAAGCAGTGATGTCTTGGATTTTACTGATCGTATTATTAATTTCGCTTTGGGTTATGGTCATCTAATAGTGGCTACCTCTAATCAAATACATATTTATAATGAGAAGTATATAAATACACCCATTATTATCGATGGCAGGACGGATGTCAGAGTTATACAAGTGGGTAAAAA atttttcttgGTTTTGGATTCTACTTCGATTTGGGTATACACCTATACTGGTCGTCTGCATTTAAATCCTCGTTATCCTGGAAGCCAAGCTCAGATTCCTTTGTTAAATTGGAGAAGTATTTCCTTGGGATTGGATACTTTGGTGGTTAGAGATAACTCCGATACAATGG TTCTGCACATATTCGATCTCATACCGGGGGCTACACGTCAATACGAGCCCTTTATGGTTAAGGCTAAAACTCAAATTGCCGAAATTGCTGCATGTCGCTCTGGAACGGTAGATGATCAATTTGTCGTAATGATTGATAATAATCGTGAACTCTATATAACCGAGACGAGAAATTTAAATAGCAATAATGAACGGAGCTCTGTTATGGGTGTAAGTGGAACCACATCGggagaaatctataaaattGGAACCCAGGTGACTGCCGTTAAATGGGCCAGTGAATCGAATATATTGGTGGGTGTTCATGATACATGCTACAGCATATGGTATTGCCCAGGTGAGGGCGCACCAGATCCAACGCTTATAGCTTTAACCACAGTGACAATCGATGCTAC GGAATTCGGTAAAAATATAGCCatcgaatcatttgaagattcTATTGTAACATTCCGTTGTACGGGAGCCTTGCTGCCCATTAGCGTTAATATGTATTGCGAAATTCTACACCGGACCCTGGCCGAAGGACAATGGCAGCAATCATTGAAAATATGTCGCTTGGCCCACAATGCCTATTTATGGGCCACTTTGGCAGCAGTGGCCACACGTAAGAATCAATTGCAGATAAGTGAAGAAGCCTATGCAGCCGCCTTACAAATCGATAAGGTTAGCTACTTGCAACACATCAAAACTTTGGATCCCTCCAGTCCTGAATATATGGCAGAAAATTCTCTTATGTTGGGTCGTCTAATCGAAGCGGAAACAATTCTGCTTCACAATCGGAAATATCGTGAAGCTGTGGAATTATGTTTGCGTATGCACAATTGGCGTAAAGCATTGGAAATTGCCCAGAAACATGAAAAGGATCTGATGGATGTTGTCCTAGAACAGAGAAAGAAATATCTGCAAGCCTTGAATCGTGAAGAATGGGATACTTTATTTATAAGTTTAGCAGTTAAGGATAACGATGATTAA
- the LOC142226946 gene encoding glyoxylate reductase/hydroxypyruvate reductase-like isoform X2, producing MESKESSESSEEVTFKILVTHPEVPKEALDLMSRGCQLVMCDSLPPNRTEILQKAKGVHGMFWAVGLPLDKEVMDAAGSQLKSISAMSAGIDHIDVAELKKRKIPLGHTPTVLNYAVADIAMGLMLSAARRFHEGRNKIDSSSWENYHIEWMWGQEIRDATVGFFGFGGIGQAIAQRLKGFDIEKILYTTRKRVDKSVEKEFNAAKVPFDDLLSQSDILFIAAPLTPETQGVFNSTSFAKMKKNAVLINIARGPIINQDDLYTALKTNQIFSAGIDVMSPEPLPADDKLLTLPNLVITPHIGSATQRTRTDMAVICAHNVLRGLVGEPMLSPAY from the exons ATGGAAAGTAAAGAATCTTCGGAATCCAGTGAGGAGGTTacctttaaaattttagtaaccCATCCTGAAGTACCCAAGGAGGCCTTGGACTTAATGAGCCGTGGTTGCCAATTGGTTATGTGTGATAGCTTGCCACCAAATCGTACGGAGATTTTACAAAAAGCCAAAGGTGTCCATGGCATGTTTTGGGCCGTAGGTCTGCCATTGGATAAGGAGGTAATGGATGCTGCCGGGTCTCAATTGAAATCCATTTCAGCTATGTCGGCTGGCATAGATCACATAGATGTAGCCGAATTGAAGAAACGTAAAATACCCTTGGGTCATACACCCACTGTCTTGAATTACGCTGTTGCTGATATAGCCATGGGTTTGATGTTGTCAGCAGCCCGGCGATTCCATGAAGGACGTAATAAAATCGATAG TTCCTCTTGGGAAAACTATCACATTGAATGGATGTGGGGTCAAGAGATCCGTGATGCAACTGTGGGTTTCTTTGGCTTTGGTGGTATTGGTCAAGCCATTGCCCAACGTCTGAAGGGCTTTgatattgagaaaattctctacacCACCCGTAAACGAGTAGACAAATCTGTTGAAAAGGAATTCAATGCCGCCAAGGTCCCCTTCGATGACTTATTGTCTCAAAGTGATATCCTCTTCATTGCTGCCCCCTTGACACCAGAGACGCAGGGTGTCTTTAATTCAACCTCTTTTGCTAAAATGAAAAAGAATGCAGTTTTGATCAACATTGCTCGTGGAC CCATTATTAACCAGGATGATTTGTATACGGCTTTGAAGACCAATCAAATCTTTTCGGCTGGTATTGATGTCATGTCTCCAGAACCTTTGCCTGCCGATGATAAATTGTTGACCTTACCCAATCTTg TCATTACTCCACACATTGGCTCAGCCACTCAGCGCACCCGTACTGACATGGCCGTAATTTGTGCTCACAATGTCTTGAGGGGTTTGGTTGGAGAACCAATGTTGTCACCGGCATATTAA